One Myxocyprinus asiaticus isolate MX2 ecotype Aquarium Trade chromosome 20, UBuf_Myxa_2, whole genome shotgun sequence genomic region harbors:
- the kcnk3b gene encoding potassium channel subfamily K member 3 produces the protein MKRQNVRTLALIICTLSYLLIGAGVFDALESKQEKSQKGKLDYRKFQLMQKYNLTRSDFDQIEKVVLLLKPHKAGVQWKFSGSFYFAITVITTIGYGHAAPSTDAGKAFCMGYALLGIPLTLVMFQSLGERINTFVRFLLHKAKKCIGLRRPEVSMANMVIIGFFSCISTLCVGAAAFSHYEGWSFFHAFYYCFITLTTIGFGDYVALQKDNALQNDPHYVAFSFVYILMGLTVIGAFLNLVVLRFMTMNMEDERRDAEQRALLSKDKQKAPPPRRTDPPTPVAMGRDKRRGLKSVYAEVLHFQTVCSCLWYRSREKMVILPQDLSFTDALMEQGDISSHHFFEPGRTGCVCNPQRCSAISTVSADLRNISPFKLFSKRRSSV, from the exons ATGAAGAGGCAAAACGTGCGGACACTCGCCTTAATTATCTGCACTTTGTCCTATTTACTCATTGGAGCGGGAGTCTTCGACGCTCTGGAGTCAAAGCAGGAGAAAAGCCAGAAGGGAAAACTCGATTATCGAAAATTTCAACTCATGCAAAAATATAATCTAACGAGATCTGACTTTGATCAAATTGAAAAGGTCGTGTTGCTTCTGAAACCTCACAAAGCCGGAGTCCAGTGGAAGTTCTCCGGATCTTTTTACTTCGCCATCACTGTGATAACGACCATAG GTTATGGCCATGCCGCTCCCAGTACGGATGCTGGGAAAGCATTCTGCATGGGTTATGCACTTCTGGGCATCCCCCTCACCCTGGTGATGTTCCAAAGCCTGGGCGAACGTATCAACACCTTCGTCCGCTTCCTGTTGCACAAAGCCAAGAAATGCATTGGCCTGCGGCGTCCGGAAGTCTCCATGGCCAACATGGTGATCATCGGCTTCTTCTCCTGCATCAGCACCTTGTGTGTGGGAGCAGCTGCCTTCTCCCACTACGAGGGATGGAGCTTTTTCCATGCTTTCTACTACTGCTTCATCACCCTCACCACCATTGGTTTTGGGGACTACGTGGCCCTGCAGAAGGACAATGCTCTCCAGAATGACCCTCATTACGTGGCCTTTAGTTTTGTCTATATTCTGATGGGCCTCACGGTAATTGGTGCTTTTCTCAACCTAGTGGTGCTACGGTTCATGACCATGAACATGGAAGATGAGAGAAGGGATGCAGAGCAGAGGGCTCTCCTCTCCAAAGATAAGCAAAAAGCTCCTCCTCCACGGCGCACAGACCCTCCAACCCCTGTTGCCATGGGTCGAGACAAAAGGCGAGGACTGAAGAGCGTCTATGCTGAGGTGCTTCACTTCCAAACAGTGTGTTCCTGCCTGTGGTACCGAAGCCGGGAGAAAATGGTGATCCTTCCGCAGGATCTGTCCTTCACTGATGCGCTAATGGAGCAAGGGGATATATCGTCCCACCACTTCTTTGAACCTGGCCGCACAGGCTGTGTGTGCAATCCTCAACGCTGCTCAGCCATCAGCACTGTGTCTGCTGACCTGAGAAACATCTCGCCATTCAAGCTGTTCTCCAAGAGACGCAGTTCTGTCTGA
- the LOC127411228 gene encoding proteoglycan 4-like has product MDLAACFVQLSRANLSIREYSLLFSTVARYTGFTDSHLKSLYQIGLLAHKWRELPETGDYTWEEYVELISETFASEEPPLNPVSESSTPQPVPCHATATPESAPRHVTTKFKSTPRYTTTQPPTALVSKLNYPPLMSVHRVMKTLPHSLSVLAPATANQPTPATANEPTATPATANEIEASSVPVLALPTSAIQRRRKRRKVSVPKSLPVYTTTEVVPESPPMPTTTEVVPKSPPMPTTTEVVPESPPMPTTTEVVPESPPMPTTTEVVPESSPMPTTTEVVPESPPMPTTTEIVPESPPMPTTTEVVPESPPMPTTTEVVPESPPMPTTTEVVPESSPMPTTTEVVPESPPMPTTMEIVPESPPMPTTTEVVPESPPMPTTTEVVPESLPMNMTTEVVPESLPMFATMEVISHSSKTLCLEPAMAPPSTASLPEPAPSTAPPSEPTPHLEPAPTMAPPPEPALPSTAPPPESSTAPPAPPETIPPAAPPAPPETPPYSGSAT; this is encoded by the exons atggatctagcagcgtgCTTTGTCCAGTTGAGCCGAGCAAACTTATCAATTAGAGAATACTCTCTTCTGTTTAGCACCGTTGCCAGATACACAGGATTTACCGATTCCCACTTGAAGTCCTTGTATCAGATCGGTCTCCTAGCTcacaagtggagggaattgccagagaccggtgattacacgtgggaggaatatgtggagttaATTTCAGAGACATTCGCTTCAGAGGAACCTCCTCTCAACCCCGTTTCCGAGTCTtccacacctcagcctgttccatgtcaTGCCACAgctacacctgagtctgctccacgccatgtcaccacCAAGTTTAAGTCTACTCCACGCTATACCACAACCCAGCCTCCCACAGCCCTTGTTTCAAAGTTAAATTATCCACCACTTATGTCAGTGCATAGGGttatgaagaccctacctcacagcttgtcagtactcgcgcctgccacggccaaccagcccacacctgccacggccaatgagccaacggccacgcctgccacggccaacgagatagaagcctcgtccgtcccagtgctggcgttgccaacttcggctatccagaggaggaggaagagaagaaaagtttctgtacccaagtctcttcccgtgtacacgaccacggaggtcgttcctgagtctcctcccatgcccacgaccacggaggtcgttcccaagtctcctcccatgcccacgaccacggag gtcgttcccgagtctcctcccatgcccacgaccacggaggtcgttcctgagtctcctcccatgcccacgaccacggaggtcgttcccgagtcttctcccatgcccacgaccacggaggtcgttcccgagtctcctcccatgcccacgaccacggagatcgttcccgagtctcctcccatgcccacgaccacggaggttgttcccgagtctcctcccatgcccacgaccacggaggtcgttcctgagtctcctcccatgcccacgaccacggaggtcgttcccgagtcttctcccatgcccacgaccacggaggtcgttcccgagtctcctcccatgcccacgaccatggagatcgttcccgagtctcctcccatgcccacgaccacggaggttgttcccgagtctcctcccatgcccacgaccacggaggtcgttcccgagtctcttcccatgaacatgaccacggaggtcgttcctgagtctcttcccatgttcgcgaccatggaggtcatttcccattcatccaagactctttgtctcgagcctgccatggctccgccttccactgCTTCGCTCCCAGAGCCTGctccttccacggctccgccctcagagccTACTCCGCACCTAGAGCCTGCTCCTActatggctccgcccccagagcctgctctgccttccacagctccacccccagagtcttccacggctccgcctgctcccccagagactattcctccagcggctccgcctgctcccccagagactcctccttaCAGCGGCTCAGccacctga
- the LOC127411234 gene encoding mitochondrial amidoxime-reducing component 1-like yields MVEVVRVVWVVCHLVLSDCFRCKECWKTFPRFVHISPTRKMDSTAFVKLIDQNRKIALYGAGTAVALLGLGLGYKYTRKEKKLTQVGVVSQLLVHPMKSGKAVSVDTAECLRMGLKYGELQDRHWLVITEDGHMVTGRQNPRLVLVSLTCEGGQLSLNGPQMEELRVPLQQPNNAVVDCRVFSVDVQGRDCGDEVSDWLTRYLASDKTVRLVHFEPHLKAQWPSEKEPLFPRDEKVAYPDAAPIMLMTEASVRDLNSRLDHEVTISQFRPSIVVSDCEAFTEDTWDHIQIGQVEIKRVTGCGRCIFTTVDPETGVITQKEPLNTLKTYRMTDPKQKISPILGQYYTIKKTGVLLVGEPVYKVIC; encoded by the exons ATggtagaagtagtaagagtagtatgggtagtatgccatttggTACTCAGCGACTGCTTCAGATGTAAGGAGTGCTGGAAAACTTTTCCGAGATTTGTTCATATCTCACCGACAAGAAAGATGGATTCTACTGCCTTTGTGAAATTAATTGATCAGAATAGGAAAATCGCCCTATATGGTGCTGGTACAGCAGTTGCACTGCTTGGACTCGGCCTGGGGTATAAATATACGCGCAAAGAGAAAAAATTAACTCAGGTTGGAGTTGTTTCTCAACTGTTAGTTCATCCGATGAAGTCTGGGAAAGCTGTGTCGGTAGATACCGCAGAATGCCTTCGAATGGGACTGAAATACGGCGAACTGCAGGATCG CCACTGGCTTGTCATTACTGAAGATGGACACATGGTGACAGGCAGACAGAACCCTCGTCTTGTGTTGGTGTCGCTGACCTGTGAAGGTGGGCAGCTCAGTCTCAATGGACCCCAGATGGAGGAGTTGAGGGTTCCTCTTCAGCAGCCCAATAATGCAGTTGTGGACTGCAG AGTGTTTAGTGTAGACGTCCAAGGCAGAGACTGTGGAGACGAAGTGTCTGACTGGCTTACTAGATACCTGGCATCTGACAAGACCGTTCGCCTGGTCCATTTTGAACCGCATCTAAAGGCCCAGTGGCCTTCAGAGAAAGAGCCCCTCTTTCCTAGGGATGAGAAG GTGGCCTATCCTGATGCAGCTCCCATCATGCTGATGACTGAGGCCTCTGTTAGGGACCTGAATAGCAGATTGGACCATGAGGTCACTATCTCTCAGTTCCGTCCCAGCATTGTGGTCAGTGACTGTGAGGCCTTCACAGAG GACACATGGGATCATATTCAGATTGGCCAAGTGGAGATAAAGAGAGTCACTGGCTGTGGAAG gtgcatttTTACTACTGTTGACCCTGAGACTGGAGTTATCACTCAGAAAGAGCcactgaacacactcaaaac CTATCGAATGACTGACCCTAAGCAGAAAATCTCACCAATATTGGGCCAGTACTATACCATCAAGAAAACAGGTGTCCTTCTTGTTGGTGAACCTGTTTATAAAGTCATCTGTTGA
- the LOC127411222 gene encoding ezrin-like isoform X2 has translation MPNWNLQYRRLQQANSSLSRVLDQHKLSKEQWEERIQIWHEEHRGILKEDAMLEYLKISQDLEMYGVNYFDIKNKKGTDLWLGVDALGLNIYEKDDRLTPKIGFPWSEIRNISFNDKKFIIKPIDKKAPDFVFYASRLRINKRILLLCMGNHELYMQRRKPDTIEVQQMKAQAREEKHQRQMERAQLENEKKKREAIEKEKEKVEREKQEMMMKLYQFEEQTKKVERDLQEQFERARKLEEERRRVEEEAVRLEAERKAALMAKEELTRRAEDQMKTQEQLAAELVEYTAKIVLLEEAKRVKEEEANEWQNRAKEVQDDLVKTREELQNVMASPVVASMAAPLAAPLAAPMAAPLAAPMAAPMAAPMAAPMEEPLERFENEHDDHEENNSTYSAELQVEGIEDHRNEEERITEAEKNERVQKQLMALSSELAEARDDTKKTQNDILHNENVRAGRDKYKTLRQIRMGNTKQRIDEFEAL, from the exons ATGCCGAACTGGAATTTGCAATACAGACGGTTACAACAGGCAAACAGCTCTTTGAGCAG AGTGCTCGACCAGCACAAACTCTCTAAAGAGCAATGGGAGGAGAGGATCCAGATATGGCATGAGGAACACAGAGGCATTCTTAA AGAAGATGCCATGCTTGAATATTTGAAGATCTCACAGGATTTGGAGATGTATGGCGTCAATTACTTCGACATCAAGAACAAGAAAGGAACAGACCTGTGGTTGGGAGTGGATGCTTTGGGACTTAATATCTATGAGAAAGATGACAG ATTGACGCCAAAGATTGGATTTCCATGGAGTGAAATAAGGAACATCTCATTCAATGACAAGAAGTTCATTATCAAGCCCATTGACAAAAAGGCCCCA GACTTTGTGTTCTATGCATCGCGCTTGCGCATTAACAAGCGCATCCTGCTGTTGTGCATGGGAAACCATGAACTTTACATGCAGCGCAGGAAACCTGACACTATTGAGGTGCAGCAGATGAAGGCACAGGCCAGAGAGGAGAAACACCAGAGACAGATGGAGAG GGCCCAGCTAGAAAATGAGAAGAAGAAAAGAGAGGCaatagagaaagaaaaagagaaggtggagagagagaagcaaGAGATGATGATGAAGCTGTACCAGTTTGAGGAGCAAACCAAAAAGGTTGAGAGAG ATCTGCAAGAACAGTTTGAAAGGGCCCGAAAATTGGAGGAGGAGAGGAGAAGGGTAGAGGAGGAGGCAGTACGACTGGAGGCTGAACGAAAGGCAGCACTGATGGCTAAAGAAGAGTTGACCAGGAGAGCTGAAGATCAGATGAAAACTCAGGAGCAGCTG GCAGCAGAGCTGGTCGAGTACACAGCGAAGATTGTCCTGCTAGAGGAAGCCAAGAGAGTGAAGGAAGAGGAAGCCAATGAATGGCAGAACAGG GCTAAAGAGGTGCAGGATGACCTGGTAAAGACCCGTGAGGAGTTGCAGAATGTAATGGCGTCCCCTGTGGTTGCCTCCATGGCTGCGCCTTTGGCTGCGCCTTTGGCTGCGCCTATGGCTGCGCCTTTGGCTGCGCCTATGGCTGCGCCTATGGCTGCGCCTATGGCCGCTCCGATGGAGGAACCTTTGGAGAGATTTGAGAATGAGCATGATGATCATGAAGAGAACAACAGCACCTACAGCGCTGAGCTCCAGGTGGAGGGCATAGAGGACCACCGTAATGAGGAAGAGCGCATTACAGAGGCAGAGAAGAACGAGCGTGTTCAGAAACAACTCATG gccCTGAGCTCTGAGCTGGCCGAGGCCCGAGATGACACTAAGAAGACTCAGAATGACATTCTGCACAATGAAAATGTACGAGCCGGGAGGGACAAGTACAAGACGCTTCGTCAGATCCGAATGGGCAACACTAAGCAAAGAATTGATGAGTTTGAAGCCTTGTAA
- the LOC127411222 gene encoding ezrin-like isoform X1, whose amino-acid sequence MPKPINVRITTMDAELEFAIQTVTTGKQLFEQVVKTVGLREIWYFGLQYMDNKGFLTWLKLDKKVSSQEVKQENPLQFKFRAKHYPEDVAEELIQDITKKLFFMQVKEAILSDEIYCPPETAVLLASYSVQAKFGDHSSEIHKDGYLASERLLPQRVLDQHKLSKEQWEERIQIWHEEHRGILKEDAMLEYLKISQDLEMYGVNYFDIKNKKGTDLWLGVDALGLNIYEKDDRLTPKIGFPWSEIRNISFNDKKFIIKPIDKKAPDFVFYASRLRINKRILLLCMGNHELYMQRRKPDTIEVQQMKAQAREEKHQRQMERAQLENEKKKREAIEKEKEKVEREKQEMMMKLYQFEEQTKKVERDLQEQFERARKLEEERRRVEEEAVRLEAERKAALMAKEELTRRAEDQMKTQEQLAAELVEYTAKIVLLEEAKRVKEEEANEWQNRAKEVQDDLVKTREELQNVMASPVVASMAAPLAAPLAAPMAAPLAAPMAAPMAAPMAAPMEEPLERFENEHDDHEENNSTYSAELQVEGIEDHRNEEERITEAEKNERVQKQLMALSSELAEARDDTKKTQNDILHNENVRAGRDKYKTLRQIRMGNTKQRIDEFEAL is encoded by the exons ATCAATGTCCGCATCACCACAATGGATGCCGAACTGGAATTTGCAATACAGACGGTTACAACAGGCAAACAGCTCTTTGAGCAG GTGGTTAAGACAGTGGGCTTGCGTGAAATATGGTACTTTGGTCTGCAGTACATGGACAACAAAGGCTTTCTTACATGGCTGAAATTGGATAAAAAG GTATCCTCTCAAGAGGTAAAGCAAGAGAACCCTCTGCAGTTTAAGTTCAGGGCCAAGCACTACCCTGAAGACGTGGCTGAGGAACTGATTCAGGACATCACGAAAAAGCTGTTCTTCATGCAAGTGAAGGAAGCCATCTTGAGCGATGAGATCTACTGCCCTCCAGAGACGGCAGTGTTACTGGCCTCCTATTCTGTACAAGCCAAATTTGGAGACCACTCCAGCGAAATCCACAAAGATGGGTACTTAGCATCTGAGCGGCTGCTGCCCCAGAG AGTGCTCGACCAGCACAAACTCTCTAAAGAGCAATGGGAGGAGAGGATCCAGATATGGCATGAGGAACACAGAGGCATTCTTAA AGAAGATGCCATGCTTGAATATTTGAAGATCTCACAGGATTTGGAGATGTATGGCGTCAATTACTTCGACATCAAGAACAAGAAAGGAACAGACCTGTGGTTGGGAGTGGATGCTTTGGGACTTAATATCTATGAGAAAGATGACAG ATTGACGCCAAAGATTGGATTTCCATGGAGTGAAATAAGGAACATCTCATTCAATGACAAGAAGTTCATTATCAAGCCCATTGACAAAAAGGCCCCA GACTTTGTGTTCTATGCATCGCGCTTGCGCATTAACAAGCGCATCCTGCTGTTGTGCATGGGAAACCATGAACTTTACATGCAGCGCAGGAAACCTGACACTATTGAGGTGCAGCAGATGAAGGCACAGGCCAGAGAGGAGAAACACCAGAGACAGATGGAGAG GGCCCAGCTAGAAAATGAGAAGAAGAAAAGAGAGGCaatagagaaagaaaaagagaaggtggagagagagaagcaaGAGATGATGATGAAGCTGTACCAGTTTGAGGAGCAAACCAAAAAGGTTGAGAGAG ATCTGCAAGAACAGTTTGAAAGGGCCCGAAAATTGGAGGAGGAGAGGAGAAGGGTAGAGGAGGAGGCAGTACGACTGGAGGCTGAACGAAAGGCAGCACTGATGGCTAAAGAAGAGTTGACCAGGAGAGCTGAAGATCAGATGAAAACTCAGGAGCAGCTG GCAGCAGAGCTGGTCGAGTACACAGCGAAGATTGTCCTGCTAGAGGAAGCCAAGAGAGTGAAGGAAGAGGAAGCCAATGAATGGCAGAACAGG GCTAAAGAGGTGCAGGATGACCTGGTAAAGACCCGTGAGGAGTTGCAGAATGTAATGGCGTCCCCTGTGGTTGCCTCCATGGCTGCGCCTTTGGCTGCGCCTTTGGCTGCGCCTATGGCTGCGCCTTTGGCTGCGCCTATGGCTGCGCCTATGGCTGCGCCTATGGCCGCTCCGATGGAGGAACCTTTGGAGAGATTTGAGAATGAGCATGATGATCATGAAGAGAACAACAGCACCTACAGCGCTGAGCTCCAGGTGGAGGGCATAGAGGACCACCGTAATGAGGAAGAGCGCATTACAGAGGCAGAGAAGAACGAGCGTGTTCAGAAACAACTCATG gccCTGAGCTCTGAGCTGGCCGAGGCCCGAGATGACACTAAGAAGACTCAGAATGACATTCTGCACAATGAAAATGTACGAGCCGGGAGGGACAAGTACAAGACGCTTCGTCAGATCCGAATGGGCAACACTAAGCAAAGAATTGATGAGTTTGAAGCCTTGTAA